ATACAGGGCAAGGGAGGGTAATCGAGATGGGGATGTTGTTTCACCTCTTCGCAAGCTTCTTCTTGATCGGGATAAGCGCTTATGGCGGGGGGATCGCCACCATCGCGCTCATCCAACATGAGATCGTCGCAGTGCACGGATGGCTGACTGCAACCCAGATGCGCGATGTCATCCCCATCGCCCAGATGACGCCGGGGCCGATCGCGATCAACTCCGCCACACTGACCGGCTACAAGATCTGTGGGATCGGCGGCGCCATTCTCGCCTCGCTCGCCGTGATCACCCCTGGGATCCTCCTTCTGATCGGGTACACCCTCACCGTATCCCACCTGCGCTCAAAAGATACTCTCAACCGCGTGAAGTTGGCGCTGCACCCGGGAATCCTCGCCCTTATCATCTATTCCGTCTACACCTTTGGATCGGTCTCCATCGATGGACTCACCACCGGCGGGATCGCTGCCGCTGCGTTCCTCGCCATGCTGTTCGCCGGAAGGAGAGTGCACCCGGTGCTCATCATCATCGCAGCGGGCCTGCTGGGGATCGCCATCTTCCATTGACCGACCACAGCGTACGTGGGATAATCCTCGCCGAAGATGAAGATCACGATTCTGACAACCGGTGGTACGATCGAAAAGACGTACAACGAACATGATGGTTCGCTCCGCAACTACCACACCATCCTCCCGAAGATGCTCTCCACCCTCCGTCTCCCCGACCTCGACGTCACCTACAAGAAGGTCGTGTTCAAGGACTCACTTGAGATGACCGAGGAGGATCGCCGCAGGATCTTGGACGAGGTGCGCCGGATGCTCCCAGAGTCGGATGCGATCGTGATCCTGCACGGGACCGACACCCTGTCCAAGACAGGAGAACTACTGCATCGGGAACTGGCGGAACTCCGGATCCCGATCATCCTCACCGGGGCGATGCGCCCGTACGAATTCCGCGACACCGACGCGGTGCAGAACGTGACCGAGTCCCTACTCGCCGCCCGCCTCATCCCACCCGGAGTCTACGTAGTGATGCACAACCGCGTCCTCCGCTTCCCCGGGGTGGTGAAGGACCACGACCGTCTCACGTTCACAAAGCCTTAAGCAGGGTCCTCTTTTTCGATGGAAGGCGAGGCAGACGATGTTTAAATACAAGCGGTTCCTGAGCGGCATGTTTTTCTTGGTGGGTTATGTGGCGCTGACCACCGTCTTATGCGCGGGGATCCAAACGGGCAGCTTCACGATTGCAGCATTCAACGCGGAGTGGCTGTTCGACGGGGTGAACGACCGCTTCGCTCCCTGGACAAGCCCGACCGCGGCTGATGCCCACCTCGCGCGGATCGGATCGGTCATCGCCGCGCTCGGGGCCGACTACGTCAGCCTCGAGGAGGTAGAGGACGCCCGCATACTGGGGCGGCTTGCCGATCTCCTCTCTGCGTTCGGGTACGAGCAGATCTTCGTCCAGGGGCGTGACACCGC
The sequence above is drawn from the Candidatus Bipolaricaulota bacterium genome and encodes:
- a CDS encoding asparaginase, which produces MKITILTTGGTIEKTYNEHDGSLRNYHTILPKMLSTLRLPDLDVTYKKVVFKDSLEMTEEDRRRILDEVRRMLPESDAIVILHGTDTLSKTGELLHRELAELRIPIILTGAMRPYEFRDTDAVQNVTESLLAARLIPPGVYVVMHNRVLRFPGVVKDHDRLTFTKP
- a CDS encoding chromate transporter, which gives rise to TGQGRVIEMGMLFHLFASFFLIGISAYGGGIATIALIQHEIVAVHGWLTATQMRDVIPIAQMTPGPIAINSATLTGYKICGIGGAILASLAVITPGILLLIGYTLTVSHLRSKDTLNRVKLALHPGILALIIYSVYTFGSVSIDGLTTGGIAAAAFLAMLFAGRRVHPVLIIIAAGLLGIAIFH